The Fulvia fulva chromosome 6, complete sequence genome includes a window with the following:
- a CDS encoding Ecp9-1 has protein sequence MNLLSILLACMSTVVLANDHHPPVWQYRWCNYGAEGDGGCEAKGLNTYCCSQGQVQTNAFPVKRLTTAERNGPNQQPECIPYGLRFCA, from the exons ATGAATCTCCTCTCCATACTCTTGGCTTGCATGTCTACGGTCGTACTCGCTAATGATCACCACCCGCCTGTTTGGCAATACCGCTGGTGCAATTACGGAGCTGAAGGTGACGGTGGTTGCGAGGCGAAGGGTCTCAACACATATTGC TGCTCGCAGGGCCAGGTACAAACCAATGCCTTCCCTGTTAAGCGGTTGACGACTGCGGAGAGGAATGGACCAAATCAGCAACCGGAGTGTATTCCCTACGGGCTCAGGTTCTGTGCATAG